A genomic segment from Maniola jurtina chromosome 16, ilManJurt1.1, whole genome shotgun sequence encodes:
- the LOC123873430 gene encoding inhibin beta chain encodes FKFQPRCFDESEWTKLNFAEFGYHRWRLRSETLNGQRLIEFRLGQEVESEHGLSIAAAELMVRAEVTPRASRRLRYTLWAFTVHGNASVGELAGATEAGGGRNGGRGWQRVDVTRAARRWAAAGAREPLRLLVDCSGCAGRVRLRLGGAAAARPLLRLRAAARAPRRRRSLDCDAAARGRCCRESYYVSFRTLGWDDWIVAPEGYYANYCHGVCEPYLNYHSQVVEAARLERAACCAPVRFSALSLIYFGADSNIIKRDLPEMVVEECDCP; translated from the exons tttaagtttcaACCGAG ATGTTTCGACGAGTCAGAATGGACGAAACTGAACTTCGCCGAATTCGGCTACCACCGCTGGAGATTGCGTa GTGAGACGTTGAACGGACAGCGTCTGATCGAGTTCCGACTCGGCCAGGAGGTGGAGTCGGAACATGGCTTGTCGATAGCCGCCGCGGAGCTGATGGTCCGCGCGGAAGTCACTCCTCGCGCGTCCAGGCGCCTCCGGTACACGCTCTGGGCGTTCACGGTCCATGGGAACGCGAGCGTCGGTGAACTGGCCGGAGCAACGGAGGCAGGAG GTGGTAGGAACGGCGGGCGAGGCTGGCAGCGCGTGGACGTGacgcgcgcggcgcggcgctggGCGGCAGCGGGCGCGCGCGAGCCGCTGCGGCTGCTGGTGGACTGCAGCGGCTGCGCGGGCCGCGTGCGGCTGCGGctgggcggcgcggcggcggcgcggcccCTGCTGCGCCTGCGCGCCGCCGcacgcgcgccgcgccgccgccgctcgCTGGACTGCGACGCCGCCGCGCGCGGTCGCTGCTGCCGCGAGAGCTACTACGTCAGCTTCCGCACGCTCGGCTGGGACGACTGGATCGTCGCGCCAGAGGGCTACTATGCTAACTATTGCCACGGCGTGTGCGAGCCCTACCTGAACTATCACtcgcag GTGGTGGAGGCGGCGCGACTGGAGCGCGCCGCGTGCTGCGCGCCGGTGCGCTTCTCCGCGCTCTCGCTGATCTACTTCGGCGCAGACTCCAACATCATCAAACGCGACCTGCCCGAGATGGTGGTCGAGGAGTGCGACTGCCCGTGA
- the LOC123872929 gene encoding probable tubulin polyglutamylase ttll-15, whose protein sequence is MKVTVRRMKKDQSSTTSKDNTKQSLDRNENVSGKTSQEDNITNLNKQSIRNDTNINIFLIICIIGVSLAILLEIINVQNRSRNICKDNVENRRSYWVYSAYSDVENKNGLLKHVHLVLERLGYEKSTNRTPWTLLWSHDYPFRVLYPNLHRLKNNQKVNHFPGTGFITNKVDLATSDSKFIPRAFKIPKNKKEFLEYAAENRNALFLEKHNQHRGVYLKNVTEIDLSSGESFVQEYVQKPFLVDGHKFDIGVYVVLTSVNPLRVYWYKGDVLFRYCPTKYYPFDPKNLDKYVVGDDYLPTWEVPSLAHPYTSLGFSMKEAFDHYASSKGKNTTKMWEDVQEAITEVFIKKEHHIISALKNYSTQENFFEMMRFDLVVDEELKVYLLEANMSPNLSSAHYPPNQLLYEQVLYNLFSLVGLAAHLNDRNEDPGTKNMLSSQKNIAVYSKECSSICKDSCEVSDVCGLCRHCLSPRLRSSLLIAYKENLGKGDFRRLYPPAMTPNQNIDKKIRNITETNRLQYLWYQGKCNTDITWCT, encoded by the exons atgaaagtGACTGTGAGAAGGATGAAAAAGGATCAGAGTTCAACGACTAGTAAGGATaac accAAACAATCACTCGATAGGAACGAAAACGTTTCGGGGAAAACTAGCCAAGAGGATAATATCACGAACCTAAATAAGCAATCCATTAGAAATGACACAAACATTAATATATttcttataatatgtataattggTGTATCTTTAGCTATattattagaaataataaacGTACAGAATCGAAGCAGAAATATTTGCAAAGATAATGTGGAGAACAGAAGGTCCTACTGGGTGTATTCTGCCTACAGCGACGTTGAAAACAAAAATGGATTACTCAAACACGTGCATTTGGTGTTAGAACGTCTCGGATATGAGAAGAGTACGAACAGAACCCCTTGGACTTTGCTATGGTCTCACGATTATCCTTTCAGAGTTTTATACCCAAACTTGCATAGATTAAAAAACAACCAGAAGGTCAACCATTTTCCTGGCACGGGTTTCATCACTAACAAAGTGGATTTGGCAACATCAGACTCCAAATTTATTCCTCGTGCGTTCAAAATACCCAAAAACAAAAAGGAGTTTTTGGAATACGCGGCGGAAAATAGAAATGCATTGTTTTTGGAAAAGCACAATCAACATCGAGGTGTGTACTTAAAGAACGTGACCGAAATTGATTTGTCAAGTGGCGAAAGTTTCGTCCAGGAGTACGTGCAAAAACCGTTCTTAGTGGACGGTCATAAGTTCGATATTGGCGTGTACGTTGTACTCACATCTGTTAATCCTTTGAGAGTATACTGGTACAAAGGAGACGTTTTATTCAG ATACTGCCCAACAAAATACTACCCATTTGACCCAAAAAACCTGGACAAGTACGTGGTGGGTGACGACTACCTGCCCACGTGGGAAGTTCCATCATTGGCACATCCCTATACCTCACTCGGATTCAGCATGAAGGAGGCTTTCGACCATTATGCTAGCTCTAAG GGAAAGAACACAACTAAAATGTGGGAAGATGTGCAGGAAGCGATCACTGAAGTGTTTATCAAAAAGGAACACCATATTATCAGTGCA CTCAAAAACTATTCTACTCAAGAGAATTTCTTCGAGATGATGCGTTTCGATCTAGTAGTGGACGAAGAGCTCAAAGTCTACCTGCTGGAAGCCAACATGTCTCCCAACCTGAGCTCAGCACACTACCCGCCTAACCAGCTGTTGTATGAACAGGTATTATACAACTTGTTCTCTCTGGTTGGACTCGCTGCACATTTGAATGATCGCAA CGAGGATCCAGGAACCAAAAACATGTTATCATCGCAAAAGAACATAGCAGTGTACAGCAAAGAATGCAGTTCGATCTGCAAGGACAGTTGCGAAGTATCCGACGTGTGTGGGCTGTGTAGACACTGCCTAAGCCCTAGGCTGAGAAGTAGCCTATTGATTGCCTATAAAGAGAACCTAGGCAAAGGAGATTTCAGAAGATTATATCCGCCTGCTATG ACACCAAATCAGAATATCGATAAAAAGATAAGGAATATAACTGAAACAAACAGACTACAGTATTTGTGGTATCAAGGAAAATGTAACACAGACATCACATGGTGTacataa
- the LOC123872928 gene encoding integrator complex subunit 11 has translation MPEIKITPLGAGQDVGRSCILLSMGGKNIMLDCGMHMGYNDERRFPDFSYIVPEGPITSQIDCVIISHFHLDHCGALPYMSEMVGYTGPIYMTHPTKAIAPILLEDMRKVAVERKGESNFFTSQMIKDCIKKVTAVTLHQSVMVDNELEIKAYYAGHVLGAAMFWIKVGSQSVVYTGDYNMTPDRHLGAAWIDKCRPDLLISESTYATTIRDSKRCRERDFLKKVHECVEKGGKVLIPVFALGRAQELCILLETYWERMNLKYPVYFALGLTEKANNYYKMFITWTNQKIRKTFVQRNMFDFKHIKPFDKSYIDNPGAMVVFATPGMLHAGLSLNIFKKWAPYEQNMLIMPGFCVQGTVGHKILNGAKKVEFENRQVVEVKMAVEYMSFSAHADAKGIMQLIQYCEPKNVLLVHGEAQKMEFLKDKIEKEFKISCYMPANGETTTITTPTKIPIDVSLRLLKAEAVRYNAQPPDPKRRRVIHGVLCVKDNRLSLLDLDEICDEIGINRHIIRFTSTVRFDDPGPSVKTAEKLKTLLAEKLQGWSITISDGNISVESVLIKVEGDDDSTKSIYVSWTNQDEDLGSYILGLLQSMVQ, from the coding sequence ATGCCGGAAATTAAGATAACTCCACTAGGCGCTGGCCAGGATGTCGGGAGAAGCTGTATTTTGCTGTCCATGGGAGGTAAAAACATTATGCTTGATTGTGGGATGCATATGGGTTACAATGACGAGAGAAGGTTCCCTGACTTCTCTTACATCGTTCCAGAAGGTCCTATCACCAGTCAGATTGACTGTGTCATCATATCACATTTCCATCTTGACCATTGTGGCGCCCTTCCTTACATGTCCGAGATGGTCGGTTATACAGGCCCTATATACATGACCCACCCAACAAAAGCCATAGCACCCATTTTACTAGAAGACATGAGGAAAGTCGCAGTAGAAAGGAAAGGCGAGTCAAACTTCTTCACTTCGCAAATGATTAAAGATTGTATCAAGAAAGTTACAGCAGTAACATTGCACCAGTCGGTCATGGTTGATAATGAGTTAGAAATAAAAGCTTATTATGCTGGTCATGTACTCGGCGCTGCTATGTTCTGGATCAAAGTTGGGTCCCAGTCTGTTGTGTACACAGGAGACTACAATATGACTCCAGATAGACACTTAGGTGCCGCGTGGATTGATAAGTGTAGACCAGACTTGTTAATATCAGAGTCTACATATGCAACTACCATAAGAGATTCAAAGCGTTGTCGTGAAAGAGATTTCTTGAAAAAAGTGCATGAATGTGTGGAAAAGGGAGGCAAAGTTCTTATACCAGTATTCGCCTTAGGCAGAGCTCAAGAACTGTGCATTTTGTTGGAGACATATTGGGAACGAATGAACTTAAAGTATCCTGTCTACTTTGCTTTGGGATTAACCGAGAAAGCTAACAACTACTATAAAATGTTCATCACATGGACTAACCAGAAGATTCGAAAGACCTTTGTACAGAGGAATATGTTTGATTTTAAGCATATCAAGCCTTTTGACAAATCATACATTGATAACCCTGGTGCTATGGTGGTATTTGCCACACCAGGTATGTTGCATGCAGGTTTATCTTTGAATATATTCAAGAAATGGGCACCATATGAGCAAAACATGTTGATTATGCCTGGGTTCTGTGTCCAAGGAACTGTAGGacacaaaattttaaatggTGCTAAAAAAGTTGAGTTTGAAAATCGACAAGTTGTCGAAGTCAAAATGGCTGTGGAGTACATGTCCTTTTCAGCGCATGCTGACGCTAAGGGCATTATGCAGTTGATTCAGTACTGTGAACCAAAGAATGTGTTGCTAGTGCACGGAGAAGCTCAGAAGATGGAGTTTTTGAAGGACAAAATTGAGAAAGAGTTCAAGATTAGCTGTTATATGCCAGCAAATGGAGAAACAACTACAATAACAACTCCTACCAAAATACCTATTGATGTATCTTTACGATTATTGAAGGCAGAAGCAGTGAGGTACAATGCTCAGCCTCCAGACCCAAAACGGAGAAGAGTAATCCATGGAGTTCTATGTGTCAAAGACAATAGACTTTCCTTACTAGATTTAGATGAAATCTGTGATGAAATTGGTATAAACCGACACATTATTAGGTTCACAAGCACAGTACGATTTGATGATCCTGGCCCGTCTGTTAAAACGGCTGAAAAGCTCAAAACTTTGTTAGCAGAGAAGTTGCAAGGTTGGTCAATAACCATATCAGATGGCAACATATCGGTAGAGTCAGTCCTTATAAAGGTTGAAGGAGACGATGATAGTACTAAAAGCATTTATGTGTCTTGGACAAATCAGGATGAAGATTTGGGAAGTTACATTCTGGGATTACTACAATCTATGGTTCAATGA
- the LOC123873002 gene encoding uncharacterized protein LOC123873002: protein MPLCAVPGCTNSGVHLFPKDPKLKKQWEKVIRRKNFVATLHSRLCRNHFQESDYVGESAYTGYPQICRYLKKGTIPSIFPWSTHVSTTPTSRARRYLARSRRQIDFGQPTVDESIPEPSTSTEIEISTIIESSTEDITPKAISVSTQCGSTLGILSLEAMRGNNKTIHFYTGLENYDKFMLLLDTLTPMCYNLNYLRSTVMNVCVRDQMLITMMKLRRYLPDFELAFLFGISETNVANIFITWINFMYEIWNLIDIWPTKELVEYFMPEAFKRGFPSTRIIVDTTEIPITKPGNPIAQQVTFSNYKHKNTVKAMIGATPGGLISYISECYGGSVSDRQIIERSELVNRCDSGDSIMADRGFNVQDIFATKDVTINIPTYLKGKTQIPGIRIVQDRKLASKRVHIERIIGLAKTYKILKSELSPYHVALSSRILFICAFVCNFRENIMK, encoded by the exons atgccTCTTTGTGCTGTGCCAGGATGTACTAACTCCGGTGTCCATTTATTTCCGAAAGAtccaaagttaaaaaaacagtGGGAGAAGGTTATACGTCGCAAAAATTTTGTGGCGACTTTGCATAGCAGGTTATGTCGGAATCATTTCCAAGAGTCTGATTATGTAGGAGAGTCAGCTTACACAG gatatCCTCAAATATGCAGGTATTTAAAAAAGGGGACCATACCAAGCATATTTCCTTGGTCCACCCATGTGTCAACAACGCCTACATCAAGAGCCCGTCGATATTTGGCAAGAAGCAGACGCCAAATTGACTTCGGTCAACCAACTGTGGATGAAAGTATTCCAGAACCCTCTACGAGTACTGAAATAGAAATATCTACAATAATAGAGTCCTCAACAGAAGACATTACTCCAAAAGCAATATCTGTTAGCACTCAGTGTGGTAGTACTTTAGGAATATTATCACTAGAAGCTATGAGAggcaataataaaactattcatTTTTATACCGGTCTTGAAAACTATGACAAATTCATGCTGCTCTTAGACACATTAACTCCTATGTGCTATAATTTAAACTATTTGAGAAGTACAGTTATGAATGTTTGTGTTCGTGACCAAATGTTAATAACAATGATGAAACTTAGAAGGTATTTACCAGATTTTGAGTTGGCATTTTTGTTTGGTATTTCAGAAACTAATGttgcaaacatttttataacatggatcaattttatgtatgaaatatggaatttaattgatatttggCCCACTAAAGAATTAGTTGAATACTTTATGCCGGAGGCATTTAAAAGAGGTTTTCCGAGTACAAGAATTATTGTGGACACAACGGAAATACCCATTACAAAGCCTGGTAATCCTATAGCACAGCAAGTGACATTCAGCAattataaacacaaaaatactGTGAAGGCTATGATTGGGGCAACACCTGGTGGTCTAATATCATATATCTCAGAATGTTATGGTGGTTCTGTCAGTGATAGACAGATCATAGAAAGATCTGAGCTGGTTAATCGTTGTGACAGTGGCGACTCTATTATGGCTGATAGAGGTTTCAATGTGCAGGATATATTTGCTACAAAAGACGTTACTATTAATATTCCAACATATTTGAAAGGAAAGACACAAATACCTGGTATTAGAATAGTCCAGGATCGAAAACTAGCAAGCAAACGAGTGCACATAGAACGTATTATTGGGCTAGCCAAAACTTAcaagattttaaaaagtgaattaaGCCCATACCACGTAGCCTTATCATCAagaattttattcatttgtgcttttgtatgtaattttagagaaaatattatgaaataa
- the LOC123873001 gene encoding uncharacterized protein LOC123873001 — MYSTWKLKELKDELKKRGGRITGKKSELVERLEAYDRNFNFGHQTLQASQSQAIDVPAVELYKDVNSSTILPKITKHHIQSYFDRFNKNICDAVKLYESRYLLVLRSATSGQDTYLKGYCKASMKQLQYEINIKLNNDGMPEEANCECAAGEGNEAHCKHIAVVLLAAENIVQQKIIILHEVSTSQLQTFHKPSRKYYATPLRASRFPSKRDINNTVFSPYLKQNPDFDKKAFQCRFQSMILNYPQSSMPIKQIYPVASQRSICLDHEYLEKSAIDCFLESMVLQNVSEQKILEIERETRGQSNNPKWHSYRKTHITASIFQTVCHLKTESLLKYSSQILHKTTIKTKAMAHGNINEKIAMKKYMDTFNLEITECGLFLSKERPYLGASPDGLLGSETIIEVKCPYSSRNKEVCPLNVPYLQYENGKLSLKKNNIYYYQIQGQLYVTKRKFCNLLVYTFKSLEVIFIDYDEEFIKYMLEKLDYFYHNFFKAAVIKKLLYKE, encoded by the exons ATGTATTCTACCTGGAAGCTCAAAGAATTGAAAgacgaattaaaaaaacgaGGAGGGAGGATAACTGGAAAGAAATCGGAACTTGTAGAAAG gttagAAGCCTACGatcgaaattttaattttggtcaCCAAACCCTGCAAGCTTCTCAAAGCCAAGCAATTGACGTACCTGCTGTAGAACTTTACAAAGACGTTAATAGCTCCACCATATTGCCGAAGATTACCAAACATCATATTCAAAGTtactttgatag attcaataaaaatatctgcGATGCTGTTAAATTGTATGAATCGAGATACCTTCTTGTTTTACGATCAGCAACATCTGGccaagatacttacctaaaag GTTATTGCAAGGCATCCATGAAACAACTTCAATACGAGATTAACATCAAATTAAATAACGATGGAATGCCTGAAGAGGCAAACTGTGAATGTGCAGCAGGTGAAGGCAATGAAGCCCACTGTAAACACATTGCTGTGGTGCTTCTTGCAGCAGAAAACATTGtccagcaaaaaataataatacttcatGAAGTTTCTACGTCACAACTACAGACATTCCATAAGCCATCAAGGAAATATTATGCTACTCCATTACGAGCTTCCAGATTCCCATCAAAAAGGGATATAAATAATACTGTCTTCTCGCCATACTTGAAGCAAAACCCTGATTTTGACAAGAAGGCATTTCAATGCAGATTCCAGTCCATGATTCTAAATTATCCACAGTCATCAATGCCTATAAAACAGATATATCCTGTAGCCAGCCAACGAAGCATATGTTTGGACCATGAGTACTTGGAAAAAAGTGCTATAGATTGTTTTTTAGAATCTATGGTATTGCAAAATGTATCAGAACAAAAGATTCTGGAAATAGAAAGGGAGACTCGAGGACAAAGCAATAACCCAAAATGGCATAGTTACAGAAAAACCCATATAACAGCCAGCATTTTTCAAACTGTGTGCcatttaaaaactgaaagtttattgaaatattccAGTCAAATCTTAcataaaactacaataaaaaccaaagcaatgGCACATggtaatataaatgaaaaaattgcaatgaaaaaatatatggacACTTTTAATCTTGAAATTACAGAATGTGGGTTATTTTTGAGTAAGGAACGTCCTTACCTAGGAGCATCCCCTGATGGCTTACTGGGATCAGAAACAATAATAGAAGTAAAATGTCCATATAGTTCGCGGAACAAAGAAGTTTGTCCACTAAATGTGCCATATCTACAATATGAAAATGGGAAACTCTCTTTGAAAAAGAACAACATATATTACTATCAAATACAAGGGCAATTGTATGTCACAAAAAGGAAATTTTGCAACTTATTGGTTTATACCTTCAAAAGTTTAGAAGTCATATTCATTGATTATGATGAAGAATTCATTAAGTACATGTTAGAAaaacttgattatttttatcacaactTCTTTAAAGCTGCTGTGATTAAAAAACTCCtatataaagaataa